Within the Nyctibius grandis isolate bNycGra1 chromosome 4, bNycGra1.pri, whole genome shotgun sequence genome, the region CGCCCGGCCTTGTAGCCCATGATGCCGGTGGCGGCCGCGTAGAGCCCCACGCCCAGCGCCAGGTCGTGCACCAGGTTGGTGAGGAGCCAGCGGGAGCCCAGCCAGGGCACCAGCGCCCAGCGCCCCAGCAGGCTCAGCCCGAAGAGGGCCAGGGTGAGGAGCCAGACCAGGACGGCGGCAAAGAGGGCGAAGTGGGCCGCCCCCTCGTACTTGTGAGCCGCCACCGTCACCCAGAAGGCAGCGCCCAGCGCCAGCTGCCCCAGGCGCAGCAGGCCCAGCGGGCTCCGCAGGTAGGCGCGGtggaggctgagggagccgcgggccggcggccccgggggcggcggcactGCCGGGGGAGCTGTGCGGGCCATGGCGGGGCCCTGCCTGCTCCGGCGCGGCTCGGGCGGGACTCAGGGCCCCGGCAGCGACTTCCTCCCCCGGCCGCTGCCAAACATCTGGCGCCTAACGGTCCGCCCCGAGCGGGGCCTCtctcctccccgccccgcctccgcgccccgccgcgcctcCCGCCGGCCCACCGGACACCCGCGCCCCGCCGGGCTGCGGCCGTCGCGCCCCTCCCGTCCTGCCGCCGCGGGGGCGGCCGCGCCGCGGGGCACGGGAGACGGCGGGAgacggcggcggggcggccggtGCCGACGGCGGGGTCGGGGGGAGCGCACCGAGCACcgcgcgcggcggcgggcggggtgCGCGCGCCGGGGCTCCCCTGTACGTCACCCGGGATTCCCTCTCGGTGTGACGCGCGCCGCGGCTCCGACCCGGGGCGGGgctacccccccccccccgcctaTTGACGCCACTTGCGCCACGTGGCCCCCGTCCGAGAGGCGGTGCGGCCGCGCCCCTCGGCGCCGATTGGTCCTGGCAGCAGGAGGCGGGCGCGGATTGGCGGCgtggcgcggggcggggcggcgcggggcgggtGAATGAACAGggcgcggggcagcggcgggacCCCGGTGCGGCGGCGCGCAGCGGCCCCCTGGCGGACCCGCGCTGGCCGCCACCGCCGCCAGGTCTGTGCGAGGGtccggggggcggcggcggagggaaAGTGGGTCACGGCGGGGCGCAGCGCCCCGGGGCACCGGCGGGGCGGGACCGGACCTGCGTGCGCCGGCCCGAGCCGGGCGCCTCCCGCGCTCCCGGGCGGCCCCGCCCGCGCGGCTGGCCTCCCGCCCGGCGCCCCGGCCCGCCCTCTCCCTGCGGCCGCGGCGCGTCCTTTCCCCCGCCGCCCGTCCTTCCTCACCGGGTATCCGCGCCGGGCCCCGAGGGAGGCGGGCCGGAccgggccgggcagggggaGCGGAACCTGACGCCGTCTCTCCGGTGCCCGCAGCGGCCGGGGCCATGGGCACGCCGGCCTCGGTGGTGAGCGACCctccggggcgggcggcgcccGCAGCCCGCGGCCGCAAGCGGGCCTCGGCCAACATCTTCCAGGGCGTGGGGCTACCGGAGCTGCGGAGCCTGTtccggagcggcggggccgagcAGCCCGAGGAGCGCGCCCGCCTCGTCTGGCGGTACGCGGGCCAGCGGCGCATGGCGCGGGCCCTGCGGCGGCtctggcggcggcggccggcccAACCCGGCGCCGGGATGGCGGCGCTGCGGCGCTTCGGGCGCATGCGGTAGgtgcgggccggggcggcggggggagccggggagACTGACGGGGGAAGCGCGGGCGAGCCGCCCTGCTTACACACGCCTCTTCCCCGCAGGATCACGGAGGAGCCAgagggcggccgcggggccgaGGCACCCTCAGGATCCACGTAGCAGCGCTGAGCAGCCGGGCCGTGGAGGAGCGTGGCTGCTGGACGGCGGGTGCCGGGACAGCCGGGCTCTGCGAGGACACTACGTGTACGGGCAGGGTGCAATGGTCAATAAAAGGTGGACAGTGGTGGCTGCGTGAAGCTCTGGCTGTGCCCTGCCAACCCCGGGCCTTCCCCCAGGGCGGCAGGAGCTCAGTCCAGGCTCTGGGGTGCTGTGGAGACACGGAGACGGCCGGCTGAAGGGCAGCTCTGTTATTCAGACAGTTGCATGGTTTAAATACATTACATACATTTCTACAGTGCATTAGAACAATATGGTTTGGGTCAGTCAGAGATGCAGCTGGGCCTGGCCGGGGAGCTGGGGCCtcactgctgcctgccctgtgcttgcacagccagggctgagcccccTCCCCCTGCAGGAGACAAGGGAGCTGCTCTCCCAAAGACTGGCTGACAGGACAGCAGGACCCACCACCGGCTTCCCCGAGCAGCAGGAGAAGCCGCAGCTCAAGGCAAGCGGATGCAGGCAGCGGCCCCGGTACCGTTTTATACAACACAAGCTCAGCAGCTTCTGGGGAAGAGAGGGGCTCGCTGCCTCACCCACCCACCACAGCAGGCCTGTGAGACTGTCAGCACTGGGGCAGCCAGGAGCCCATGCTggcccctccctgctcccatcaCACCTCCCACCCATGCAGCAGAAGAGCCcctccagcccttcccctcccccttgaGGGGGCCCTAGGCACAGACAAGGCTGGCACCATGCTGGCTgcacagcagccagggagcttgctgggagcaggggcaaAAGGCAAGCGAGAACAGCCACAGAGACGCAGCAGGAGGGGTGGATGGGAGCAGTAGAGGGGGAGAGGGTGTTCCTACCCACCCTCGGCCCTCTCCAGCTAGGGGGTCCTCCCAGAGCCTCCTGCTCTTCACAAGGACAAGCCAGCACCTCTTTCCCCTTAGTGTCTAACTGCACCCAAGTAAGCCCCGTGAGTTGTCCCTCATATGTCCCCTCCTCGAGCCCCCAGCCAGAGAACAGCCGTTCATTGCGGTCCCTGCTGCACCAGCAGGCAGCAGGAACTCCCCCTGAGGAAAGCAGCGTGCACAGGgttggggcagaggaggggcagTGGAGGAGTACAGCACACCcttggggaaagggagggggtATTACCCACTACAGGCCTTCCCCCATCTGGCAGCTGGCacagtggggaagaagagggcCAGTGGCTGGTGTAAAGGGCTGGACGGATCCtggcctgggcagcctgctcatCCCAGCCCCAAGCAGGGGTGCTCTGAACCACATGCAGACCGAGGAAGGGAGGCAGGGGCAGGGTCCCAGCCATGCCACGGCTCCCGGCAGATTCCCACACCTCCCCCTGGgctctgccccaggcagggcacCGAGCTCCAatggagctggggagggaccGTGCCTGACCTGCATGGCCCCTCCAGTTCAGCTGCAGGTTCCTCCAGCCGAACCTTCTCGCTCTACCCAGAAGGTCAAGTCCCAGCCACAGGAGCCGGCAGTGTCCCAGCTCGTCTCACAGTGCTAGTCCGAGGCAGCCGAGCCCTGCCCGCAGCTCCCACGCTCCCACAGCTACCACCATGAGAAGAAAGGCTTCCGGCTCTGGAAGCTCTGCGTGTAGGACTCGCTGGCGGTACGCTGGTGGGAACGCGCTGTTTCCACAATCACAGGCGGCATCTGAACCAGGTGCAAGGGGCTCTTCCCATCTTTCAGCGCCTGAGTCAGGTTCAGGATCTGTATGGCACAACAGAGCAATGCCTGAGCTGCCCCGCGGGGGCAACAGAGAGCATCCACCCCAGCACCCTTCCTGCCACACAGGCAGGCCGAGGCTCCGCGCGTCACCCCTCTGCCTTCCCTACACACAGCTTACCTGGCCTCTCATGACAGCAATCTGCTTGTGAAACTGTCCCCTGTCAAAGCCAGGGTCTTTCTGCAAGAGAGCGAGCAGAGAACACAGTGAGATCCACCTGCTGCCCCATGCCATGCAAGAGATGCATATTCCCCAAGCAAGCCTCTCTGCTCCTGTCCCACGgttttcctgcttctccccaCACTGAATCTTCAGCTCCTGGCAGAGGGATAACCCTGCTATGCCTCAGCCCAGAAACACTGTCAGGAGCTTGGCTATCTTTCTGTCCCCTGCAACCTTGACAGGGAGCTCCCCAACACCATCCCTGCCTTCCTTCCATCCTCACCCACCCCCCTAGCTCTTCACCTTGAAGAGCTCGTACAGATCTTCCTCCAGGTCCTTGACAAAGTTGGGGTCCGAGATCTTGGGAAGAATCAGGTCCTTGATCTCCTGTGAAAAGGGGATTTTGGCCTGGGGCAGCCATGCCCAGTAGAATGGATCTGTAGGAGGAAGCAGGAGACACAAGAGCTGAGGAAGGCAAAGGACAGTGCCACATGCCCCTGGGTGCCAAATCACCTGTGTCTGGGACACAAGGTCCAGCACCCGCTTCCTACAGCCTCTGCTGAGGCAGAGCTGCCCACGAACCCTGAAGGTTTGCAGAGGGACAGCCCTagccctctcctctccagcccTGGAGGAAGATGCCCAAGCACAGAACTGTATGGCTCGCCAGGgtgccctggcacagcctgaGGTACTCACACGCTCTCCAGGAGTCCGGGTGTTTCAAGGGAAAGGCCAAACCGTTGTCTATAGCAGCCAGCTTGATGATGGGCTCCTTCACCACCACCCAGTCGCTGTCCTGGAAAGAAGCCAAGCATGTCACAAGGAGGCCCCGCCCCCAGCAGGAACAGTCTGTCTCccactccctgcagccccatTGCCAGGGTCTTTGCCCTGGCTGCCACAGAGGCACAGCATCCTCTCGCCCATAGCATGGCCCCTTGCCCACAGGGAAACACTGTCTGCTTTGGGTGGGAGAGGGACAAAGCTGCTCGCCCCGCCAGGCCTCATCCCAAGGATGCACAGGTCCAGCAACACCAGTTTCCTCTACAAAGCCCAGCTGCATCTTCACAGAGTCCCACTAGGCCACGAACCACCAATGCAGAGGGCAACGAAAGACCGAGGAGACAAGATCAGGCCTCCACATGCTCGGAAACCCAAGCCAGCTGGGAAATCCCAGGCCTGCCTGCCAGGCGGGCAGCTTGCAGGAGCAGAGgcccccccagagcccctgcCCAGGAAGAGCCGCTCACCCGCACGCCCGCGCTGTCCAGGGGACAGTCGTACTTGATGAGCCAGTTGTCATTGCCCCGATCTGCAGGGAGATAAAACCAGCTGTGTCAGTGCCAGGGCCTGCCTGCACCATGCCAGGCTGAAGAttactcctcctcctctgacccAGAAATGAGACAGACCAGTTTTGGGCCCAAACTCTACCCCAGAGTCCTCAAGCTTGCTGCAGGCCTGGGAAGCCACATCAACCCCACACAATCAGTCCAGGAGACTGGAGAGGTCCACATATCCCCAGCCCGCAAGAGAAACGTCAGCCTGCAAGCCCTGTAGTGCCACCCCGACCCCTTCCAGCCTGGCAGGAACTCAGAAGCCCAGCATGAGATGGGATATAGGGGCTCAGCAAGGTGCTGGATCCCCACATGTCCCTGGATCCTTGCAGTGGGCAAATTTCACCCCAGCACCGTGGTGGATCCACATCTCCCAGAACGCAGGCCAGCAGCCAGAGTATGGCCACGGTggggggcagccacagcagccGCACTCTACCCAAAGGCAGCTGCCACCTGGCAGCAACCAAGTGATGTTGAGAGGAGTTTTGGGTGCCGAAA harbors:
- the MARVELD1 gene encoding MARVEL domain-containing protein 1, giving the protein MARTAPPAVPPPPGPPARGSLSLHRAYLRSPLGLLRLGQLALGAAFWVTVAAHKYEGAAHFALFAAVLVWLLTLALFGLSLLGRWALVPWLGSRWLLTNLVHDLALGVGLYAAATGIMGYKAGRKSYCNLPGYSQHCLYGAYLSASVCGGIVACLYLFSGLYCLSRRCRDQRDIV
- the AVPI1 gene encoding arginine vasopressin-induced protein 1, translating into MGTPASVVSDPPGRAAPAARGRKRASANIFQGVGLPELRSLFRSGGAEQPEERARLVWRYAGQRRMARALRRLWRRRPAQPGAGMAALRRFGRMRITEEPEGGRGAEAPSGST